TCATAGCGGGAATTAGTTTTTCTCTTTGGTATTCCCTAAAAGAAGAATGTCGCTTACCACAACCTCTGAAACGGAGCGTTTCACGCCATTCTTATCCTCGTAATTCCTGGAAGTCAGCTTACCCTCTACGGCTATCTCTTGACCTTTTTTTACATATTTTTCGATAATCCGGGCTGGACTACCCCAGGCGATGACGTTATGCCATTGTGTTTCGGTCATACGTTCACCCTTTTCGTTTTTGTACGTATCGGTGGTGGCAATCGAAAATCGAGCCATTACTTTACCTGATGATAGCGTACGGACCTCCGGGTTCATTCCCAGGCGGCCAATTAAATTTACTTTGTTTCT
The nucleotide sequence above comes from Flavobacteriales bacterium. Encoded proteins:
- the ssb gene encoding single-stranded DNA-binding protein, giving the protein RNKVNLIGRLGMNPEVRTLSSGKVMARFSIATTDTYKNEKGERMTETQWHNVIAWGSPARIIEKYVKKGQEIAVEGKLTSRNYEDKNGVKRSVSEVVVSDILLLGNTKEKN